Genomic window (Bacillus sp. BGMRC 2118):
GGAGATATGATTGAAGCACTTGTACCGTTTACGATTTACCACGTAACAGAGAACACAGAATTGGTGAAAAAAAGTAAGAGGATAGCCTCATTATATGATATTCAATATGTGATCGGCAGCTCTGGTCAAGTTCCCGGCTCTACATACGGATGTGCTGCTGAAAAAGGAAAGGTTGCCATCATTGCCGAAGCTGGACAGCAAGGAGTTTTAAGTGAAACCGAGTCTAAGAGATTACAAAAAGGAACGAGGAACATCCTAAAATCAATCGGTATGGTAGAAGGAGAAGTGACAGAAACGTCCTCTACGTTTCTATCTGTTTTCGATTGGTACAGAGCAACTTACAAAGGATTATGGTACCCGGCTGTCACTATTGGTGATATCGTTCAATCCGGTGATTTACTTGGGAAAATAACCGATGAATTCGGGGAAACTCTTGTAAACATCTATTCTCGTACGAAAGGTATTGTATTGTTTCTAGTTACCTCTCTTGCCATCAATGAAAATGACCCATTACTAGCAGTAGGTGAATAATATGAATGTTACAACATTATCAATTGAGCAGCTTGCCACTTTATACCGCAGAAGAGAATTATCTCCTGTTGAAGTCGTGAAGGAGGTCTTGTTAATACAAGAAAAGATCGATTCACGTCTTAATTCCTTCATAACAGTTGAAAAGGAATCTGCCATACAATCTGCTAAACTGGCAGAAAAAGCGTTTAAAGAAGGTGAGGATTGTCACCAACTTACAGGAATTCCTTATTCGGTGAAGGATTTATTTTATACAAAAGACATACGAACGACATGCGGCTCTCACCTTTTACGTGATTTTGTCCCAGCCTACACAGCTTCGGTTGTGGAAAGACTTCAATCAACTGGAGCAGTGTTACTTGGGAAAAATAATATGCTTGAGTTCGCATACGGCATTGTTCATCCAGAGTTCGGACAGACGAATAACCCTCATGATGTATCAAAAACAGCAGGAGGCTCAAGCGGTGGTTCAGCAGCAGCCGTTGCAGCAGGAATAGGATGCTTCTCACTTGGAACAGATACAGGCGGTTCAATCAGGATTCCCGCATCCTACTGTGGAACGGTTGGATTGAAACCAACATATGGACTTGTCAGTGATCATGGTGTCTTTCCATTATCTTGGTCACTTGATCATGTTGGACCTCTTACACGTACTGTAAAGGATGCAGCAATTGTACTAAACGTGATGGCCGGATTAGAAATAAAGCTTACTGAATCTCTTGACCGCAAAACTGTAGGCGTTTTACCTCAATCCAAATTAACAAGTTTACAGCCCGAAGTAAGAAATATTTATGATCAAACTGTGAATTTAATTAATTCTATGGGATGGGAAGTTGTTGAGATTGACATTGAGAAATGGAATCTTGCAGAAGATATATTAATGAATATCTTACTTCCTGAAGCTGCCTATATTCACGAAAGGTGGCTGAATCAGAAAGAATTATATGCACCAATGACCTACGCTCAACTACAACAAGGACTCACCGTTTCCGCGTTGGACTATATTACGGGAACAAAAGCACAGAAGGAGTTTACAGCCATCGTGACGAACGCATTAGCCCATGTTGATGTATTACTGACTCCAACCGTTGCTTTTCCTGCTCCAAGTGAAGATCCTGTCATTGGGGATAACACGCAAAACGAAATGACCTTTACCGGACCGTTTAATGTATCAGGTCATCCTGCCCTTACACTCAATATGGGCTATACACAAGATCAGTTACCAGTAGGGATGCAGCTAATTGGTAAGCATCATGGCGAACAAGAGTTATTGAACATCGCATACATGTTAGAACTCCGCGGAAACGGAGGGGTATAAATGTACTTGATGGATCTCAATATGAGCAAGTTTCAAGAAATGAAAAAACAAATCAATTCAGTAATCATACCGATTGGAATGCTTGAGGCACACGGTCCTCACTGTTCACTTGGAACCGATGTACTCATTCCGAGAGAATTGATTCGGAGACTTGATGAAGAGCTTGGACATAGTCTATTTATTGCACCCGAAATTCCGTACGGACACTCATTTGGCCTTCTGCCGTTTGATGGAACCATTGACGTAAGCAGTGATGCATTTATGATGTACGTCTATCAAGTCGGAAAAGAGCTTCATCGAAATGGATTAACGAACATTATTCTATTTAATGGTCATGGAGGGAATATCCCAAGCTTACAACTCGTTTCTGAAAAACTAGCAGACTTAGGAGCTTTTGTACTTACGATTAATTGGTGGATAGACTATCGTTCTACCATTCTACATATTACTCCAGGATTCGGTCATGCTGGAGAGGATGAAACATCACTCATTTTAGCAATTGATGAGAATCTAGCCGATACAGATCACTTAGAACACCATGAATTAGGAGCTGATCCAAGATTAAAATATCATAACTGGGGAAGCGATATGTTTCCAAATGGTTACTCAGGTAACCCTGGCGCGGCTACTGCTGAAAAAGGAGAAAAGTTATACCAAGTACTTGTTCCACTCATTGTTTCTGATATAGAAAATATGTGGAATACAATAAACAAAATGGGGGAATGACAAATGTTACGTTGGACGAATGAAATGGTTGGAGAGTCAATCGTTGATATCGTTGTCAGTTTAAATGAACAAACGCAAAAAATGCATCAAACCGAAGTGGCGACAGCAAGCTACAGCGCCACTCAGCCAACTTTACCAAGTTTAGATGCAATTGTGAACAAAATTGATGAAGTAGAGAAGGAGATTGCTAGCCTCGAAGGTCATCCTGGCCGTTACTTACGTGCAATGACAAACGGTTTTCGCTATTTCGCAAGAAGCTTACAAGGAGATAACGTACCTTACGATGAGCTAATCCTAAACATACAAGAACTTCCGTCAACGTTAATTTCTGACGATAAGGCAGCGGAGTTAAAGGAAGCTGTCGAACGAGGATTATCTGAACTCAGATACAGTGGTACGTTTAATGAGAAGGTTCAAAATTGGAGAAACGATACAGTCATTGACCCGGAAGAAGTAACGAAAGTTGCCGAAAACTTTATGAAACTTAGTAAAGAAGGAACGCTGCAAAAGGTCATCGGATTACCAGAGGAAGATGGAATTGACGCCGTCAAGTCCATTCGCGGGGTATTTTGGAGTGGATATTCAAAATACACGGGAGATTACCGTGGAAATCTGACATTCAACATTGACCGCCCGTGGACGGAACCGATCCTTGCCCAAATTATGACACATGAAGCATATCCTGGTCACCAGGCCTTTTACTGCAGATGGGATTATCTATTTCAACATGGGAAACTTCCTCTTGAAGCTTCCTATTACTTAATCAACTCTCCGACAAATGCACTATTTGAAGGTGGCCCTGAGACGGCTCTTCACTTCTTAGGCTGGGATACTGAAGATGAAGAAACACCTGGAATAACGAACGAATCAAAACGACAATATCGCTTAGCTCGTGACTTCCTTGATTACCAACGCATTTATATGACTAATGCCTGCTATATGTACAATTTGGGTCACTCCACGAAAGAAGAAGTGATCGAGTATATGATCAACAAAGGTGGCATTACAGCAATTGAAGCACAAAACTGCTTCCGGTTCTTTTCAGATCCAGTCCAAAAGACGTATTACCCAGCCTATTATTATGGCCGCTGGATGGTTGGACTCGCGTATGATGCAACGCCGAAGGAAAAAAGAGCGCAATACTTTAAAGAGCTTTATGATACACCGCATACAACGAATACATTTATTGATGCAATCAGTAAGTTGACAGGTTCAACATTCCAGCCGTTTGAAAGAGTCATAGCCGTGAAATAACAATTTGAGAAGAGGCTTACCCATAAGGTACGCTTCTTCTTTTCTACGAATAGGAGTTGATATGATGAATACCCTTACACAAGAAGAGTTGATTAGAGAAGTTAGCGGAGAAGTGCTGATGAATCATACGAAACACATCTCTAAAGAAGTGCGATTATCTGGTTCAGATGAAGAATTACGTGCCTTTCATTATGTAAAAACACAGCTTGAAACATATGGATTGAAAACTCACTTATTGTTTCAAGATGCTTACATTAGCATTCCTCTTGAAGCCACGGTAACAGTTGGTGAAACAACGATTACAGGAATCACCCATTCAATGGCTCCTTCTACGGCTAAAGAGGGAGTAAAGGGTGAAATTATTTATTGTAGCGATCTAACAAACAACATAAATATAGAAGGGAAAATCGCCATCTTAGAGGGAATTGCCCTGCCAAGCAGTGTTGAAACAGTTGAAAAACGAGGTGCAATTGGTGTTATTTTTATCAATGGTCCGTATACGCACGAAATGATTGTCTCTACTGTATGGGGCAATCCAACGCCTGGTGCAGTCTATCCAAGCATTCCCGTCATGTCTGTCAATGATGAGGATGGAGAAATCATTAAACAATATACTGAATGTGTATTGTATACAAAAGTAGATACATCATGGAGAAAAGTTCCTGCATTAACAGCTGAAATACGTGGAAATGTTGAACCAGATCATTTTCTCATGTTTAGTGGTCATATTGATTCATGGCATTATGGCGCGATGGACAACGCCACAGCGAATGCCACAATGCTAGAGACAGCACGAATCTTATCTCAGCAAAAACATCAACTCATAAGAAGTGTACGATTTGCCTTTTGGTCCGGACATTCACACGGAAGATATGCTGGTTCTGCTTCTTACTGTGACAGCCACTTTGAGGATTTGTATAACCATTGCTTCTTACACATATATGTTGATTCGGTCGGAGGAAAAGGTGCTACAATTTTAGGTGAAAGTAACTGCATGGCCGAAACAAAAGGACTTGCGAGTAAAGTGATTCAATCACAAACGAATGAAACTTTTATCGGTAAACGTTTTTCCAGAGCAGGAGATCAATCCTTTTGGGGAGCAGGAATCCCCTCTCTTTATATGGGGATGTCAGAACAAGAATTGACTAATGATCCCGCCTCACAAGCTTTATTCAAGCTGTTTGGAGGACAAAAGGCAGGAGGCTTCGGCTGGTGGTGGCACACAACAGAAGACACACTAGATAAAATCGATGAAGAGAATCTAGTAAGAGACTGCAAGGTTTATGTTGCTACCATTTACGAAGCTTGTACAGCCCCAATTCTCCCATTGGATTATCGAGAAACCATTCAAGAGTTTATACAAACTGTAGATAATTATCAAGAGTTGATGGGTTCATCCTTTACCTTGCGTACAACCATAGAGCGATTACAACTTCTCAATGAAAATGTGAATCTCTTTTATCACAACATGAGAAAGCTTTCTTCGACAGAGCAAGAAATACAAGACTATAATTCCACCATCCTTAAGCTTTCTAAAATACTCGTTCCACTAGGGTATGTCGAGGGTGATCTATTTGATCATGACCTAGCAGCAAGTACAACACCTGTGCCATTACTTCGTATTGCCAATAACTTTGCCCAGACTGATGAATATACAATTGAATATTATCAACTCAAGACCTTATTACAAAGACGTATAAACAAAGTGAATTTCAACTTACAGAAAGCCATCGATCTCGTTCAATCCAACGTTTACTAAAAATATCGTTCTATTTACTTATTTGCTTAGATAAAAATGAGTAAAACGACTTGGGGGATAAGAGATGAAAGCGATTGTATATGAAAGCTATGGTTCTCCAGAAGTATTACAATTGAAGGAAGTAGCAAAACCAATTCCAAAGGATCATGAACTATTAATTAAAGTGAAGGCTACAACCGTAACAGTTGCAGATGTTCGTGCTAGGGGTTTTATCGTTCCCCGAGCCTTCTGGCTTCCAGCAAGAATTTCACTTGGCATGACGAAGCCGAAAAAAGAAATTCTCGGAATGGAGGTTGCCGGAGTCGTTGAGGCAGTTGGTAAACAAGTGAAAACATTTAACATTGGTGATGAAGTATTTGCTGCTACACTTGTTAATTTTGGTGGCTACGCAGAATACATATGTCTCCCGGAAAATGGACCTGTGTCATTGAAACCATCTAATGCTACCTTTGAAGAAGCAGCAGCTATTCCAATCGGTGCACGAACGGCACTTTTCTTTTTAAGAAAAGCCAATATTAAGCCTGGACAACAAGTACTTGTTTACGGAGCTTCTGGAAGTGTCGGTACGTATGCTGTTCAGTTAGCCAACTATTTTGGAGCACATGTAACTGGTATATGCAGCACAAAAAATAAGATTGTTGTGAAATCACTCGGTGCAGACAAGGTAATTGACTATACGAAAGAAGATTTTTCAAAAGATGGCACAAAGTATGACGTCATTTTTGAAGCTGTCGACAAAAGCTCATTTTCAACCTGCATAGACTCACTTAAAGAAGGTGGTACATATATCAACATTACACCTCCTTTACCAGATATGAAGATGATATGGGCTAAAATCACTTCCGGCAAAAGAGTCATTCTAAGTCAAAATTCTCCCGAAACAGCTGAAGCTCTTGTTTTCTTGAAATCACTGTTTGAAGAAGAAAAACTGAAAGCTGTCATTGACCAAACCTATACAATGCAAGAGATTCGTAAAGCACATCATTATGTAGAGAAAGGACATAAAGTCGGGAATGTCGTGTTGACAATAGAATAAAAGGTTAGACAAATAGATTACATTGGGAGATGCAGAGCAACGTGCATCTTTTTTTGTCTTGATACCTTTACGTATCCTTATATTGGATAAATAGATAAATTTTGAGAAAAGATAAAGTGACTACTATTTAGGAGGTTTCACCTTGGATAAGAACAAAGGGCAAAATGATGCGAATGAACAAGACGTTCAACGCGAAACATTAACAACACGTCAAGGGCATCCTGTAACGGATAACCAAAACATTCGTACAATTGGAGATCGCGGTCCGGCTACACTGGAGAATTATCATTTTATTGAGAAAATTTCACATTTTGACCGAGAAGAAGTACCAGAGCGCGTTGTGCACGCTAGAGGAAGCGGAGCATTCGGCTATTTTGAGACCTATGGAAAAGTGGGCGACGAGCCGGTAGAAAAATACACGCGAGCGAAAGTGTTTTCAGGGGCTGGAAAGAAAACGCCATTAATGGTTCGTTTCTCAACTGTGGCAGGTGCGAAAGATTCACCAGAAACAGCAAGAGATCCACGTGGATTTGCTGTAAAAATGTACACAGAAGACGGAAACTGGGATTTGGTAGGAAACAATCTCAAAATCTTCTTTATCCGCGATGCAATGAAGTTTCCAGATATGATTCATGCTTTTAAAGCAGACCCTGCATCTAACGTACCAAACCCACAACGCATGTTTGATTTCGTATCTCGTACACCTGAAGCGACTCATATGATTACCTTCCTATTTTCACCATGGGGAATTCCAGCTACATACCGCCACATGCAGGGATCAGGAGTCAATACATATAAATGGGTAAATAATAAAGGCGAAGCTGTACTAGTTAAGTATCATTGGGAACCAAAACAAGGAATCCGTAACTTAACTCAAGAGGAAGCGGATGCGATTCAAGCAAAGAACGTTGGACATGCAACACAAGATTTATATGAAGCAATTGAACGCGGAGATTATCCGGAATGGGAGCTATTTGTACAAATCATGTCAGATGATTACCACCCTGAACTGGATTTCGATCCACTTGATGATACAAAACTGTGGCCTGAGGATCAATTTCCGTGGTTACCAGTTGGGCGCATGGTATTAGATCGTAATCCAAAAGATTTCCATGCAGAAATTATACAAGCTGCATTTGGAACAGGAGTATTAGTTGACGGTATGGACTTTTCAGACGATAAAATGCTGCAAGGTCGTACTTTCTCTTATTCTGATACACAGCGTTACCGTGTAGGGTCAAACTACTTACAACTGCCGGTTAACGCTCCGAAGGCACCTGTTCGCACAAATCAACATCGTGGACAAATGGATCATCGTGACCCGAGTGAGTCAGGTGACAACCCTCATATCAACTATGAGCCTTCTATGCTAGGTGGATTTAAGGAAACAAACAAAGATGAGCGCATGCCACACCAACCAACCTATAATGCTGCAGCCATGAGTGCCCCTATTGACCGTCCGAACAATTACGGGCAAGCCGGACATACATACCGCAGCTTAGAGGATTGGGAGCAAGATGAGCTAATTAAAAACTTATCTGGTGCACTTGCAGTATGTGACAAGCGCATTCAAGATGAAATGATTGAACACTTCACACAGGCAGACGAAGATTACGGTCGCCGCGTGAAAGAAGGCATTGAAATGAAAATGAAAGAGCTTGAGCAAATGGGCAAAGAAGAAAATGTACCTGGACGTGAATCCGGGTCTACCAAATTTGGTCAAGGTACAATTGCTGCCAACGAAGCAACAAAAGATGCAGTGAAAAGAGTCACGAAGCAGACCCATATTAAGAATGAGATAGAAAGGGCTGTCCAGTAAGTCGGAAAAACTGACTACTGGCAGTCTTTTTTTGATTATGGCTGTGTTAAACTAGAGTGTTGATATTTAACAGGGCTGCTTTAAGTGGAAGGATGCGAGACCTCCTGCGGGAGTAACGCGGGTTCGAGAGACTCATGCAGGCGAGTGTCCTGGAACGAAAATCAACAACAAGGTTTAACAGAGCATTGATTATAAGGCTACCTCAATTAAGCAAGGACACTAGTAAACTTCAAGTGAAATTGAAGTAGAAAATCGGTGTAATGAAGAAGGATAATTTTTCCTTATATAGAATTGATAAAGGTAAAGCCTAACAATAAGGTTACATAGTTCAATTCTGGAGGTATTATGAATACTTTTATATATTTAGTGAGGCATGGTGATTCACCGAAGACCGGAGACGAAGGATCAAGAGGTTTAACTCAGACAGGAGAAGAACACGCTACTCAAGTTGCTGAACGTTTAAGAAAGGAAGGAATTCATGCGATTCTATCGAGTCCGTACACACGTTCCCTATTAACAGTTGAGAAATTAGCGAATGAATTAAATCAAGAAGTACTGGTGTATGAAGAACTAAAAGAAAGAATGTATTCCGTTGAATCGAATAGAATCAGTGATAAAGAACTACTTCCCTTGCTTGAAAAATCATTCTCTAATCCGAAATTCTCTTTAATAGGAGCAGAATCTAATGAAGATTGCCAAAAGAGAGCCATACATGTACTTCAGAAAATACTGCAGGCATTTCGTGGCAGGCGGGTTGTCATAGGTACTCATGGTATTATTATGACATTAATGTTGAGTTTCTTTGACAAGAACTACGATTTGAACTTTTTATTACATACATCAAAGCCTGATATTTACCGAATGGAATTCAATCAAGATACATTAGTGGAAGCGAAAAGAATGTGGAAAGAAGGAACAAAATAAGGTGAATCGTAATTTAACGAAACTAATCTCATCATGACTCGTAAATGTTTTATGGGAGGGATATGAATGAGTGGTATTATTACCTGGTTCATAATTATTTTAGCAATTCTTTCAGATTATTATTGGTTTGATGCTAAGCAGAAAAGATGGGGTTGGTTGAAAAGCTGGTCAAAACGCAATCATATGTTCACTATATCCCTATTTGTTATTATTTCATTGTTAATATAAGTAGGTCTGAGCAGAACGTATTTTTAAAAACTCTATTCCAGCCTAAATATGAGAAGGAGGAGAACGATTTAATGAATCGAAAAAGTGTGAATTACTTTAACAATATTGTTCTTATTTTCGTTTTACTAGCTGCAGTGATTACTACGTTTACAACACTGTATGATTTAGCAGATCCAACAAAATATGATTTTGGAGACGGAGCACAGTCTCGTCTTGATTTTCGGTTTGGATCTCTGCACATATTTCTGTCCTTCATCATCTTACTTTTAACCACATTGTTAGCAATCGGATGGAAGCGTCTGTTTCCCTATAATGTACCCATTGCGATTATCCTCATCGGTTTTTGTTATGTTCTAACTTTCCTAACCTTTACAGTTGGATGGGTTGGAATTCAAGGCATGATGGGTTTTGTTATCGCGTTCTTAATCGGCATATTGTTAATTATCGTTTATCTTGCATTTAATGTGATCAATAAAATAAAGGGGAGAGAGACCCCTAATAAAAAATTATAAATCACCAAAACAAGTAAACTAAGGAGATAACATCATGAAGGTCATTTAATTCTGTTGTAACCTCTTCGGAAGAGATTAAAAGAACCAATTCAAGCCTATTACGGTTGAATCCACCATTCGTTCTGTTAAAGTTAAGAAGATTGGCATTGGTTGTATTCATCATATTGAGTATAGAGATGAATGGGAATTGATTCATTTCAACATGACGGAACATTGCAAAGTGGGATAAAAGAATAAAATTTAAGGGCTTGGACTACACCAAGCCCTTTATTCTATGCACTATTACTTAACGACTCGCTTGGCAAATAAATAATGCTTACCCCAGTATGGATTTTGAAGCACATTTTTTGTAATGGTCACACCTTTTGAAGAGGAGGCATGGATCATACTTCCGTCTGCCATATAGATTCCAACATGACCGACACGTCCATCTGAATAGGTGCTCGGGTCAGTAAAGAATAGTAAATCTCCTTGCTGTAACTTCTGAACATATGTTCCTCTGCTCGCTTGTTCACGAGACGTTCTTGGTAAGTTTACACCATTTTTTTGGAAGACAAGCAATGTATAAGAAGAACAGTCAAAGAGTCGAGGAGCTTCTGCGAGTGTTGCACCATATTTGTATCCAGCCCCGATATACTTTTTCGCTTCTGCAATGATGTTTGTTCGCACGGTTGTAATATTCGTCGACTTTTTAACAGGTGCTTTCTCACGAATGGGTTCCGTTTCTTTTGCCGTTACCTTTGTTGGTATCTGTAGTCGTTGACCTGGATGAATCGTATTTGTTTTTAAGTTATTTGCTAATTTTATTTGATACACCGTTGTATGGTGAGCACGTGCGATGTCATAAAGTGAATCACCATGCTGTACAATGTATTGCTTCGCTGGTTTTTGTACTTGAATTGATCCGTTTTCAGGCTTGTAATACATATACACGTTAAACAATGCACTACCGGCAGATAGGGAAATATAGGCTGACTTTTTATGCCACACAAGCGGGTCTATATGGATGTATTCATTTCCTTTTCGAGCAATGGCACCGCCCACTGTTGCGCGAAGCATACTAGAACCGTCCGTTACTTGGAACGTTGCATTCTTTGGATTGTATTCAATCGTATTGTAATGTAGCATCTTTGCTAATCGATTAAAGGGTATGTACACTTCGCCATTTAGTTTAATCGGTTGAACACCATCTACTGCTTTTCCGTTCACAAATACTCCTGCAGTAGGTAACACCTTTGTAGCCGCATGAGCTGTTAGTGAAGTGCTCACACTTACCAATAGGATCACTAGAGCAATGAGTATTCTTCGAAGTTGATTTGTTTTCTGTTTCACTACTTGATAACCCCTTTTCCTTTAAAATCAATCTTTTCTATAATTTGATACTTTTCATTTTTTATCCAATTGATCATGTGGGAATTTTTTCTAGGAGAGTATAGTAAGTCCACTAAGGGTAGAAGGTAGTAGGGGGAACCGTTTGAAATAAAAAAGGGACCGAACAATTCCGGATCCCCAATTTTTTTATCTTGCACGAGGTCTTTTACCTAATGATGATTTTCTACTTCCTTTTTCGGGTTTGAGAAAAACCATCCACCAGCTGCAATTAAAAGGAGTACAACATAGAATGTAATTTTCCACTCGGGTGATTTCGCAAAGGTTGTCGGTAACATGGCTAGTTCGGGATGAGATAATGTGTATACAGCGAGCTTTACACCAACCCATCCGACAATCATGAATGCTGCAATTTCAAGACCCGGTCTTGTTTGAAGAAGGGTTACGAAGAAATTTGCTGCAAAACGCATGATAACTAATCCTATTAAACCACCGGCAAAAATCACCAGGAATTTCCCACCATCCAACCCACCAATAGACGGGAGATTTGTGTTTGGCAAGGTAACAGCCAACGCCACAGCAGCCAAGATTGAGTCAATGGCAAATGCAATATCAGCTAGCTCAACCTTAAAAACGGTCATCCAAAAACCCGTTTTCTTCTCTTGCTTTTTATCCTTACTTTCATCCTTCTTAAAAATAAGTTTTCGGGTTATATGGTTAATGGCAATGAAAAATAAATAAAGCGCACCGATCGCTTGAACTTGCCAAACATCAACGAGAAAGGATATCGCAAATAAAGATCCGAATCTAAAAACGAAGGCACCCGCTAACCCATAAAACAATGCCCGCTTTCTTTCTTCCTCAGGAAGATGCTTAACCATAATAGCCAAAACAAGTGCATTATCAGCCGCGAGTAAACCTTCAATTGCAATTAACAGTAGAAGAACCCATGCATACTCAACTAAAATTGAAAGTTCCAATGAACAATCCTCCTTATTTTAACTTTCTGAAGTCTAGATCCATTAATAACTGTAAGCTTTCTTATCATCTATCCGTTTTTCAATCTTCTCTAACTGCTTTACATCCTTCATTATTTCTTCCTTGTTTCGCTTAGTAAGCTCATGTAGAGACATTCTAACTTTTTTTGA
Coding sequences:
- a CDS encoding RND transporter — protein: MNRKSVNYFNNIVLIFVLLAAVITTFTTLYDLADPTKYDFGDGAQSRLDFRFGSLHIFLSFIILLLTTLLAIGWKRLFPYNVPIAIILIGFCYVLTFLTFTVGWVGIQGMMGFVIAFLIGILLIIVYLAFNVINKIKGRETPNKKL
- a CDS encoding amidase, coding for MNVTTLSIEQLATLYRRRELSPVEVVKEVLLIQEKIDSRLNSFITVEKESAIQSAKLAEKAFKEGEDCHQLTGIPYSVKDLFYTKDIRTTCGSHLLRDFVPAYTASVVERLQSTGAVLLGKNNMLEFAYGIVHPEFGQTNNPHDVSKTAGGSSGGSAAAVAAGIGCFSLGTDTGGSIRIPASYCGTVGLKPTYGLVSDHGVFPLSWSLDHVGPLTRTVKDAAIVLNVMAGLEIKLTESLDRKTVGVLPQSKLTSLQPEVRNIYDQTVNLINSMGWEVVEIDIEKWNLAEDILMNILLPEAAYIHERWLNQKELYAPMTYAQLQQGLTVSALDYITGTKAQKEFTAIVTNALAHVDVLLTPTVAFPAPSEDPVIGDNTQNEMTFTGPFNVSGHPALTLNMGYTQDQLPVGMQLIGKHHGEQELLNIAYMLELRGNGGV
- a CDS encoding succinylglutamate desuccinylase, which encodes MTETWEVGNLSVSSGEKVTGHLQFPTLEEQLPTFLIKGKQEGPKVLILGGIHGCEYTSIDAALQLGRNLQPHDVKGSLVVIPIANPASFYARSIYVHPQDGKNLNRMFPGDQHGTEAERLAYWLTETCFEKVDYIIDLHGGDMIEALVPFTIYHVTENTELVKKSKRIASLYDIQYVIGSSGQVPGSTYGCAAEKGKVAIIAEAGQQGVLSETESKRLQKGTRNILKSIGMVEGEVTETSSTFLSVFDWYRATYKGLWYPAVTIGDIVQSGDLLGKITDEFGETLVNIYSRTKGIVLFLVTSLAINENDPLLAVGE
- a CDS encoding NAD(P)-dependent alcohol dehydrogenase — translated: MKAIVYESYGSPEVLQLKEVAKPIPKDHELLIKVKATTVTVADVRARGFIVPRAFWLPARISLGMTKPKKEILGMEVAGVVEAVGKQVKTFNIGDEVFAATLVNFGGYAEYICLPENGPVSLKPSNATFEEAAAIPIGARTALFFLRKANIKPGQQVLVYGASGSVGTYAVQLANYFGAHVTGICSTKNKIVVKSLGADKVIDYTKEDFSKDGTKYDVIFEAVDKSSFSTCIDSLKEGGTYINITPPLPDMKMIWAKITSGKRVILSQNSPETAEALVFLKSLFEEEKLKAVIDQTYTMQEIRKAHHYVEKGHKVGNVVLTIE
- a CDS encoding histidine phosphatase family protein — its product is MNTFIYLVRHGDSPKTGDEGSRGLTQTGEEHATQVAERLRKEGIHAILSSPYTRSLLTVEKLANELNQEVLVYEELKERMYSVESNRISDKELLPLLEKSFSNPKFSLIGAESNEDCQKRAIHVLQKILQAFRGRRVVIGTHGIIMTLMLSFFDKNYDLNFLLHTSKPDIYRMEFNQDTLVEAKRMWKEGTK
- a CDS encoding catalase gives rise to the protein MDKNKGQNDANEQDVQRETLTTRQGHPVTDNQNIRTIGDRGPATLENYHFIEKISHFDREEVPERVVHARGSGAFGYFETYGKVGDEPVEKYTRAKVFSGAGKKTPLMVRFSTVAGAKDSPETARDPRGFAVKMYTEDGNWDLVGNNLKIFFIRDAMKFPDMIHAFKADPASNVPNPQRMFDFVSRTPEATHMITFLFSPWGIPATYRHMQGSGVNTYKWVNNKGEAVLVKYHWEPKQGIRNLTQEEADAIQAKNVGHATQDLYEAIERGDYPEWELFVQIMSDDYHPELDFDPLDDTKLWPEDQFPWLPVGRMVLDRNPKDFHAEIIQAAFGTGVLVDGMDFSDDKMLQGRTFSYSDTQRYRVGSNYLQLPVNAPKAPVRTNQHRGQMDHRDPSESGDNPHINYEPSMLGGFKETNKDERMPHQPTYNAAAMSAPIDRPNNYGQAGHTYRSLEDWEQDELIKNLSGALAVCDKRIQDEMIEHFTQADEDYGRRVKEGIEMKMKELEQMGKEENVPGRESGSTKFGQGTIAANEATKDAVKRVTKQTHIKNEIERAVQ
- a CDS encoding M28 family peptidase, which produces MNTLTQEELIREVSGEVLMNHTKHISKEVRLSGSDEELRAFHYVKTQLETYGLKTHLLFQDAYISIPLEATVTVGETTITGITHSMAPSTAKEGVKGEIIYCSDLTNNINIEGKIAILEGIALPSSVETVEKRGAIGVIFINGPYTHEMIVSTVWGNPTPGAVYPSIPVMSVNDEDGEIIKQYTECVLYTKVDTSWRKVPALTAEIRGNVEPDHFLMFSGHIDSWHYGAMDNATANATMLETARILSQQKHQLIRSVRFAFWSGHSHGRYAGSASYCDSHFEDLYNHCFLHIYVDSVGGKGATILGESNCMAETKGLASKVIQSQTNETFIGKRFSRAGDQSFWGAGIPSLYMGMSEQELTNDPASQALFKLFGGQKAGGFGWWWHTTEDTLDKIDEENLVRDCKVYVATIYEACTAPILPLDYRETIQEFIQTVDNYQELMGSSFTLRTTIERLQLLNENVNLFYHNMRKLSSTEQEIQDYNSTILKLSKILVPLGYVEGDLFDHDLAASTTPVPLLRIANNFAQTDEYTIEYYQLKTLLQRRINKVNFNLQKAIDLVQSNVY
- a CDS encoding creatininase family protein — encoded protein: MYLMDLNMSKFQEMKKQINSVIIPIGMLEAHGPHCSLGTDVLIPRELIRRLDEELGHSLFIAPEIPYGHSFGLLPFDGTIDVSSDAFMMYVYQVGKELHRNGLTNIILFNGHGGNIPSLQLVSEKLADLGAFVLTINWWIDYRSTILHITPGFGHAGEDETSLILAIDENLADTDHLEHHELGADPRLKYHNWGSDMFPNGYSGNPGAATAEKGEKLYQVLVPLIVSDIENMWNTINKMGE